A window of Aricia agestis chromosome 3, ilAriAges1.1, whole genome shotgun sequence contains these coding sequences:
- the LOC121725453 gene encoding kinesin-like protein KIF15-A, protein MSDSSQKPEGGSGETASSTNTAQDNSPAVESQPQPQPPPTDVKLEEKTEDGVEKVEESAEAVAAGQPAEVIQSGLKVDKENWEKKQQDLLRIIEDLRAKAKDEKSEESLRAELKVREEQIDLLKTRVSNLETKLEAVLAKPAGKNHEMIENIKQQHEELLTKARGMIFDKTKVVKNQELQIEALSSQVQSLKDVNTITKDLLEIRNSEVKAMDERLQVMESRFKAEKERYDLVLKRAQTSNNINDDLRKEYETQLAIFKELREKYEQRVQALNAENERLKAAAGTSA, encoded by the exons GTTGAGTCTCAGCCTCAGCCCCAACCACCACCAACAGATGTGAAACTGGAGGAGAAAACGGAGGATGGTGTGGAGAAGGTTGAGGAGTCAGCCGAGGCTGTGGCGGCGGGGCAGCCTGCCGAGGTCATACAGTCGGGACTTAAAGTTGACAAG GAAAACTGGGAAAAGAAGCAGCAGGATCTACTGCGGATAATTGAGGATCTCCGAGCCAAAGCCAAGGACGAGAAAAGTGAAGAATCATTGAGGGCCGAGCTAAAG GTACGCGAGGAACAGATCGACCTGCTGAAGACGCGCGTGAGCAACCTGGAGACCAAGCTGGAGGCGGTGCTGGCCAAGCCCGCCGGCAAGAACCACGAGATGATCGAGAACATCAAGCAGCAGCATGAGGAG CTGCTGACCAAAGCCCGGGGCATGATCTTCGACAAGACCAAGGTGGTGAAGAACCAGGAGCTGCAGATTGAAGCGCTCAGCAGCCAGGTGCAGTCGCTGAAGGACGTCAACACCATCACCAAGGATCTGCTTGAAATCCGCAACTCGGAGGTCAAAGCTATGGAT GAGCGTCTTCAGGTTATGGAGTCGCGGTTCAAGGCGGAGAAGGAGCGGTACGACCTGGTGCTGAAGCGCGCGCAGACCTCCAACAACATCAACGACGACCTGCGCAAGGAGTACGAGACGCAGCTCGCCATATTCAAG GAGCTCCGAGAGAAGTACGAGCAGCGAGTGCAGGCGCTGAACGCCGAAAACGAGCGGCTGAAGGCCGCCGCGGGGACCTCCGCGTAA